Proteins from a genomic interval of Burkholderia cepacia GG4:
- a CDS encoding PTS sugar transporter subunit IIA, producing MAGILIIAHAPLATALRDCIAHIYGGVPARIGCIDVLADSDPTQVMAFAHAELARLREENGVVVLTDMYGATPANIAGQLAKLENVRVLAGVNLPMLVRAVCYRTVPLDKLVDKALSGGAKGVHEVSAGTPPPPTETGCGQCAPIPPEPQPRTESH from the coding sequence ATGGCCGGGATTCTGATCATCGCGCACGCCCCGCTCGCCACCGCGCTGCGGGACTGCATCGCGCACATCTACGGCGGCGTGCCCGCGCGCATCGGCTGTATCGACGTGCTGGCGGACAGCGACCCTACCCAGGTGATGGCGTTCGCGCACGCGGAACTCGCGCGGCTCAGGGAAGAAAACGGTGTTGTCGTGCTGACCGACATGTACGGCGCGACCCCCGCGAACATCGCGGGCCAACTCGCGAAGCTCGAGAACGTGCGCGTGCTGGCCGGCGTGAACCTGCCAATGCTGGTGCGGGCCGTCTGCTACCGTACCGTGCCGCTCGACAAACTCGTCGACAAGGCGCTGTCCGGCGGCGCGAAGGGCGTCCATGAGGTGTCGGCCGGTACGCCGCCGCCGCCGACGGAAACCGGCTGCGGCCAATGCGCGCCGATTCCGCCCGAGCCGCAACCGCGCACCGAATCGCACTGA
- a CDS encoding HPr family phosphocarrier protein yields the protein MLQQETTIVNKLGLHARASAKLTQLAGNFQSEVWMTRNGRKINAKSIMGVMMLAAGIGSSVTIETEGPDEHEAMDALLKLIADKFGEGQ from the coding sequence ATGCTTCAACAAGAAACCACCATCGTCAACAAATTGGGGCTCCATGCACGCGCATCGGCCAAGCTTACGCAACTGGCCGGCAACTTCCAGTCGGAAGTCTGGATGACGCGCAACGGGCGCAAGATCAACGCGAAGAGCATCATGGGTGTGATGATGCTCGCGGCGGGCATCGGCAGTAGCGTGACGATCGAGACCGAAGGTCCCGACGAACACGAAGCGATGGACGCGCTGCTCAAGCTGATCGCGGACAAGTTCGGCGAAGGTCAGTGA
- the ptsP gene encoding phosphoenolpyruvate--protein phosphotransferase, giving the protein MSFTLHGIPVSRGIAIGRAYLIAPAALDVAHYLVEADQIDAEIERFSTAREVVHRELEALRADLTDDTPTEVGAFIDVHAMILSDAMLVQETIDLVRTRRYNVEWALTEQLELLTRHFDDIEDEYLRERKADIEQVVERVLKALAGAPSASQALGRAAAHGQNEMIVVAHDIAPADMMQFKSQSFQAFVTDLGGRTSHTAIVARSLGIPAAVGVQHASALIRQDDLIIVDGDQGIVIVDPAPIVLEEYSYRQSEKLLEQRKLQRLKFSPTQTMCGTKIELYANIELPDDAKAAVEAGAVGVGLFRSEFLFMHQKEMPEEEEQFAAYKRAVEWMKGMPVTIRTIDVGADKPLEALDEGYETAPNPALGLRAIRWSLSEPQMFLTQLRAILRASAFGQVKILIPMLAHAQEIDQTLDLIREAKRQLDDAGLAYDPNVRIGAMIEIPAAAIALPLFLKRFDFLSIGTNDLIQYTLAIDRADNAVAHLYDPLHPAVLHLISYTLREAKRAGVSVSVCGEMAGDPALTRLLLGMGLTEFSMHPSQLLVVKQEILRAHLKALEKPTADVLAAFEPEEVQAALKRLSVAEPRADAAA; this is encoded by the coding sequence GTGTCCTTCACGCTGCATGGTATTCCCGTCTCACGTGGTATCGCGATCGGGCGAGCGTACCTGATCGCGCCGGCGGCGCTCGACGTCGCCCATTACCTGGTCGAGGCGGACCAGATCGACGCCGAGATCGAGCGTTTCAGTACGGCGCGCGAGGTCGTGCATCGCGAACTCGAGGCGCTGCGCGCCGACCTGACCGACGACACCCCGACCGAAGTGGGTGCGTTCATCGACGTGCACGCAATGATCCTGAGCGACGCGATGCTCGTGCAGGAAACCATCGACCTGGTCCGCACGCGGCGCTACAACGTCGAATGGGCGCTGACCGAGCAGCTCGAACTGCTCACGCGCCACTTCGACGACATCGAGGATGAATACCTGCGCGAGCGCAAGGCCGACATCGAACAGGTGGTCGAGCGCGTGCTGAAGGCGCTCGCCGGCGCGCCGTCCGCGTCACAGGCGCTCGGTCGCGCGGCCGCGCACGGCCAGAACGAGATGATCGTCGTCGCGCACGACATCGCGCCGGCCGACATGATGCAGTTCAAGTCGCAGTCGTTCCAGGCGTTCGTCACCGATCTCGGCGGCCGCACATCGCACACGGCGATCGTCGCGCGCAGCCTCGGCATTCCGGCCGCAGTCGGCGTTCAGCATGCGAGCGCGCTGATCCGCCAGGACGACCTGATCATCGTCGACGGTGACCAGGGGATCGTGATCGTCGATCCGGCGCCGATCGTCCTCGAGGAATATTCGTACCGCCAGTCCGAGAAGCTGCTCGAGCAACGCAAGCTGCAGCGCCTGAAGTTCTCGCCGACGCAAACGATGTGCGGCACCAAGATCGAGCTGTACGCGAACATCGAGCTGCCCGACGACGCGAAGGCGGCGGTCGAGGCCGGCGCGGTCGGCGTCGGGCTGTTCCGCTCCGAGTTCCTGTTCATGCATCAGAAGGAGATGCCGGAGGAGGAGGAGCAGTTCGCCGCGTACAAGCGCGCGGTCGAATGGATGAAGGGCATGCCGGTGACGATCCGCACGATCGACGTCGGCGCGGACAAGCCGCTCGAGGCACTCGACGAGGGCTACGAGACGGCGCCGAACCCGGCGCTCGGCCTGCGTGCGATTCGCTGGAGCCTGTCCGAGCCGCAGATGTTCCTCACGCAGTTGCGTGCGATCCTGCGCGCGTCCGCGTTCGGGCAGGTGAAGATCCTGATCCCGATGCTCGCGCACGCGCAGGAGATCGACCAGACGCTCGACCTGATTCGCGAGGCGAAGCGCCAGCTCGACGACGCGGGGCTCGCGTACGACCCGAACGTCCGAATCGGCGCGATGATCGAGATTCCGGCCGCGGCGATCGCGCTGCCGCTGTTCCTGAAGCGTTTCGATTTCCTGTCGATCGGCACGAACGACCTGATCCAGTACACGCTCGCGATCGACCGCGCGGACAACGCGGTCGCGCACCTGTACGACCCGCTGCATCCGGCGGTGCTGCACCTGATCTCGTACACGCTGCGCGAGGCGAAGCGCGCGGGCGTGTCGGTATCGGTGTGCGGGGAGATGGCGGGCGATCCGGCGCTCACGCGCCTCTTGCTCGGGATGGGGCTCACCGAGTTCTCGATGCACCCGAGCCAGTTGCTGGTCGTGAAGCAGGAGATCTTGCGCGCGCACCTGAAGGCGCTCGAGAAGCCGACGGCCGACGTGCTCGCCGCGTTCGAGCCGGAGGAAGTGCAGGCGGCGCTCAAGCGCCTGTCGGTCGCGGAGCCGCGCGCGGACGCCGCGGCCTAG
- a CDS encoding HesA/MoeB/ThiF family protein — translation MNDDQLLRYSRHILVDEIGIEAQQRFLDAHAIVVGAGGLGSPAAMYLAASGVGTITLVDADTVDLTNLQRQILHVTASVGRSKVESGRDTLAQLNPEVTVHAVAARVDDAWLDEHVPRASVVLDCTDNFATRHAINRACVAHGVPLVSGAALRFDGQISTFDFRDPAAPCYACVFPEDQPFEEVACATMGVFAPTVGIIGAMQAAEALRVIGAIGTTLNGRLMMLDSLRMEWTTMKIARQADCPVCAGRH, via the coding sequence ATGAACGACGATCAACTCCTTCGCTACTCCCGCCACATCCTCGTCGACGAAATCGGCATCGAGGCGCAGCAGCGCTTCCTCGACGCGCATGCGATCGTCGTCGGCGCCGGCGGTCTCGGCTCGCCGGCCGCGATGTATCTCGCGGCGTCCGGGGTCGGCACGATCACGCTCGTCGACGCCGACACGGTCGACCTCACGAACCTGCAGCGGCAGATCCTGCACGTGACGGCATCGGTCGGCCGCAGCAAGGTCGAATCGGGGCGCGACACGCTCGCGCAGCTGAACCCGGAAGTGACGGTGCATGCGGTCGCGGCACGCGTCGACGATGCATGGCTCGACGAACACGTGCCGCGCGCGAGCGTCGTGCTCGACTGCACCGACAACTTCGCGACGCGCCATGCGATCAACCGCGCGTGCGTCGCGCACGGCGTGCCGCTCGTATCGGGCGCCGCCTTGCGCTTCGACGGCCAGATCAGCACGTTCGACTTCCGCGACCCGGCTGCGCCCTGCTACGCGTGCGTGTTCCCGGAAGACCAGCCGTTCGAGGAAGTCGCGTGCGCGACGATGGGCGTGTTCGCGCCGACGGTCGGGATCATCGGCGCGATGCAGGCCGCCGAGGCGCTGCGCGTGATCGGCGCGATCGGCACGACGCTCAACGGGCGGCTGATGATGCTCGATTCGCTGCGGATGGAATGGACGACGATGAAGATCGCGCGCCAAGCCGACTGCCCCGTGTGCGCGGGCCGGCACTGA
- a CDS encoding S41 family peptidase → MRMKLKNIGLIAAGLATGVFATLQISASAEQTATAPLPLDQLRLFAEVFGQIKREYVEPVDDKKLLTAAIKGMVSSLDPHSSFLDKTDYDELQEQTKGRFAGLGIEISQEDGLVKVISPIEDTPAFRAGIRPGDLITRINDKPVRGMTLDKAVKQMRGEPGTKVTLTIFRKSDDRTFPVTVTRAIIKVQSVKMKLLDPGYAYIRITSFQERTTPDLAAKLQDIARQQPNLKGLIVDLRNNGGGLLQSAVGVAGAFLPPDSVVVSTNGQIPDSKQVYRDTYDNYRLPSFDGDPLKGLPPVFKTVPMIVLTNAYSASASEIVAGALQDSKRAQIMGKTTFGKGSVQTVRPMTADTALRLTTAYYYTPSGRSIQNKGITPDVPVDQYADGDPDDVLVTREVDYTNHLANTQDPNEKKEQEDREQRRMDQLRILEEQNDKKTPEQRQKDRDRKPIEFGSADDFMMQQALNKLEGKPVQESKSLLAESTAKTPASKATSGAKASKPAAPKAASAPQ, encoded by the coding sequence ATGCGAATGAAATTGAAGAACATCGGCCTGATTGCCGCGGGCCTCGCCACGGGCGTATTCGCCACGCTGCAAATTTCGGCGTCGGCCGAGCAGACCGCCACGGCGCCGCTTCCCCTCGACCAGCTCCGCCTGTTCGCGGAAGTGTTCGGCCAGATCAAGCGCGAGTACGTCGAACCGGTCGACGACAAGAAGCTGCTGACGGCGGCGATCAAGGGCATGGTGTCGAGCCTCGACCCGCACTCGTCGTTCCTCGACAAGACCGACTATGACGAGCTGCAGGAGCAGACGAAGGGCCGCTTCGCGGGTCTCGGCATCGAAATCTCGCAGGAAGACGGCCTCGTCAAGGTGATTTCGCCGATCGAGGACACCCCTGCGTTCCGCGCCGGCATCCGTCCGGGCGACCTGATCACCCGCATCAACGACAAGCCGGTGCGCGGCATGACGCTCGACAAGGCCGTCAAGCAGATGCGCGGCGAGCCGGGCACCAAAGTCACGCTGACGATCTTCCGCAAGAGCGACGACCGCACGTTCCCGGTCACGGTCACGCGCGCGATCATCAAGGTCCAGAGCGTGAAGATGAAGCTGCTCGACCCGGGCTACGCGTACATCCGGATCACGAGCTTCCAGGAGCGCACGACGCCCGATCTCGCCGCGAAGCTGCAAGACATCGCACGCCAGCAGCCGAACCTGAAGGGCCTGATCGTCGACCTGCGCAACAATGGCGGCGGCCTGCTGCAGAGCGCGGTCGGCGTCGCCGGCGCGTTCCTGCCGCCCGACTCCGTCGTCGTCTCGACCAACGGCCAGATCCCGGATTCGAAGCAGGTCTACCGCGACACCTACGACAACTACCGCCTGCCGTCCTTCGACGGCGATCCGCTGAAGGGCCTGCCGCCGGTCTTCAAGACCGTGCCGATGATCGTGCTGACGAACGCGTATTCGGCGTCCGCGTCGGAAATCGTCGCTGGCGCACTGCAGGATTCGAAGCGCGCGCAGATCATGGGCAAGACGACGTTCGGCAAGGGCTCGGTGCAGACGGTCCGTCCGATGACGGCCGACACCGCGCTGCGCCTGACGACCGCGTACTACTACACGCCGAGCGGCCGTTCGATCCAGAACAAGGGCATCACGCCCGACGTGCCGGTCGATCAGTACGCGGACGGCGATCCGGACGACGTGCTCGTGACGCGCGAGGTCGACTACACGAACCACCTCGCGAACACGCAGGACCCGAACGAGAAGAAGGAACAGGAAGATCGCGAGCAGCGCCGGATGGATCAGCTGCGCATCCTCGAAGAGCAGAACGACAAGAAGACGCCGGAGCAACGCCAGAAGGACCGCGATCGCAAGCCGATCGAGTTCGGCAGCGCCGACGACTTCATGATGCAGCAGGCGCTCAACAAGCTCGAAGGCAAGCCGGTGCAGGAATCGAAGTCGCTGCTCGCCGAGAGCACGGCGAAGACCCCGGCCAGCAAGGCCACGTCCGGCGCGAAAGCGTCGAAGCCGGCCGCACCGAAGGCCGCGTCGGCGCCGCAGTAA
- the gpmA gene encoding 2,3-diphosphoglycerate-dependent phosphoglycerate mutase, with translation MYKLVLIRHGESTWNKENRFTGWVDVDLTEQGRNEAYQAGELLKEAGYTFDIAYTSVLKRAIRTLWHVQDRMDQMYLPVVHSWRLNERHYGALSGLNKAETAAKFGDDQVLVWRRSYDTPPPALEPTDERAPFNDPRYAKVPREQLPLTECLKDTVARVLPLWNESIAPAVRAGKQVLIAAHGNSLRALIKYLDGISDSDIVGLNIPNGVPLVYELDENLKPIKHYYLGDQDAIAQAQAAVAKQGKAG, from the coding sequence ATGTACAAACTCGTTCTCATCCGCCACGGCGAATCGACGTGGAACAAGGAAAACCGCTTCACCGGCTGGGTCGACGTCGACCTGACCGAACAGGGTCGCAACGAGGCCTACCAGGCCGGCGAATTGCTCAAGGAGGCCGGCTACACGTTCGACATCGCGTACACGTCGGTGCTCAAGCGCGCGATCCGCACGCTGTGGCACGTGCAGGACCGGATGGACCAGATGTACCTGCCGGTCGTCCACTCGTGGCGCCTGAACGAGCGCCACTACGGCGCGCTGTCGGGCCTGAACAAGGCGGAAACGGCCGCCAAGTTCGGCGACGACCAGGTGCTCGTGTGGCGCCGCAGCTACGACACGCCGCCGCCGGCGCTCGAGCCGACCGACGAACGCGCGCCGTTCAACGACCCGCGCTACGCGAAGGTGCCGCGCGAGCAGCTGCCGCTCACCGAGTGCCTGAAGGACACGGTCGCGCGCGTGCTGCCGCTGTGGAACGAATCGATCGCGCCGGCCGTCCGCGCCGGCAAGCAGGTGCTGATCGCCGCGCACGGCAACTCGCTGCGCGCGCTGATCAAGTACCTCGACGGCATCTCGGACAGCGACATCGTCGGCCTGAACATCCCGAACGGCGTGCCGCTCGTGTATGAACTCGACGAGAACCTGAAGCCGATCAAGCACTACTACCTGGGCGACCAGGACGCGATCGCGCAGGCGCAGGCCGCCGTCGCGAAGCAGGGCAAGGCGGGCTGA
- a CDS encoding rhodanese-like domain-containing protein, translating to MTFFTDYTNLALIAILLVSGGLLAWPALRRGRGGLSAAEATQLINRRNAIVIDVRAASDFAAGHLPSARQVAAGEIGAKIAQVAKNKSTPVLLVCQNGQQSQKAAREVEAAGYAEVHVLEGGVAAWQQAGMPVVKQGAAK from the coding sequence GTGACGTTCTTTACCGATTACACGAACCTGGCCCTTATCGCGATCCTGCTGGTTTCCGGCGGCCTGCTCGCATGGCCCGCCCTGCGCCGCGGCCGTGGCGGCCTGTCGGCCGCAGAGGCGACGCAACTCATCAACCGCCGCAACGCGATCGTGATCGACGTGCGTGCCGCGTCCGACTTCGCCGCCGGCCACCTGCCGTCGGCACGCCAGGTCGCCGCCGGCGAGATCGGCGCGAAGATCGCGCAGGTCGCGAAGAACAAGAGCACGCCCGTGCTGCTCGTCTGCCAGAATGGCCAGCAGTCGCAGAAGGCGGCGCGCGAGGTCGAGGCGGCAGGCTATGCCGAGGTACACGTGCTCGAGGGCGGCGTGGCCGCCTGGCAGCAGGCCGGGATGCCGGTCGTCAAACAAGGAGCAGCGAAGTGA
- the grxC gene encoding glutaredoxin 3 has translation MSKVLMYSTQVCPYCIQAERLLKLRGVEQIEKVLIDRDPARREEMMARTGRRTVPQIYIGDTHVGGYDDLSKLDREGGLAPLLQAA, from the coding sequence GTGAGCAAGGTTTTGATGTACAGCACGCAGGTGTGTCCGTATTGCATCCAGGCCGAGCGCCTGTTGAAGCTGCGCGGTGTCGAGCAGATCGAAAAGGTGCTGATCGACCGCGATCCGGCCCGCCGTGAGGAAATGATGGCGCGCACGGGCCGTCGCACGGTGCCGCAGATCTACATCGGCGACACGCACGTCGGCGGCTACGACGATCTGTCGAAGCTCGACCGCGAAGGCGGCCTCGCGCCGCTTCTGCAAGCGGCCTGA
- the secB gene encoding protein-export chaperone SecB produces the protein MSDVENQPFFNIQRVYLKDMSLEQPNSPAIFLEQDMPSVEVEVDVKAERLAESVFEVVVSGTVTAKVKDKVAFLIEAKQAGIFDIRNIPDEQLDPLVGIACPTILFPYLRSNIADAITRAGFPPIHLAEINFQALYEQRLAQLQQQQAGAAGAPNGTTLN, from the coding sequence ATGTCCGACGTCGAAAACCAACCGTTCTTCAACATCCAGCGCGTCTACCTGAAGGATATGTCGCTCGAGCAGCCGAATTCGCCGGCGATCTTCCTCGAGCAGGACATGCCGTCGGTTGAAGTCGAAGTCGACGTCAAGGCCGAGCGCCTCGCGGAGAGCGTGTTCGAAGTCGTCGTGTCGGGTACCGTCACCGCGAAGGTGAAGGACAAGGTTGCGTTCCTGATCGAAGCGAAGCAGGCCGGCATTTTTGACATTCGCAACATTCCCGACGAACAGCTCGACCCGCTCGTCGGCATCGCCTGTCCGACGATCCTGTTCCCGTACCTGCGCTCGAACATCGCCGACGCGATCACGCGTGCGGGCTTCCCGCCGATCCACCTGGCGGAAATCAACTTCCAGGCGCTGTACGAGCAGCGTCTCGCGCAGCTTCAGCAGCAGCAGGCCGGCGCAGCAGGCGCGCCGAACGGCACGACGCTGAACTGA
- a CDS encoding NAD(P)H-dependent glycerol-3-phosphate dehydrogenase, with product MKVAVLGAGAWGTALAGHLAARHDTLLWARDAALIAGLQARHENARYLDGIALPDALRYDADLGAALAHGAADDALCVIAAPVAGLRTLFGAMRDAGCVPAHVVWVCKGFEADTHLLPHQVIATELPGQHSNGVLSGPSFAREVGLALPVALTVASASTDCRERTLAAFHHGAMRIYTGDDVVGVEVGGAVKNVLAIATGIADGLGLGLNARAALVTRGLAEMSRLGVALGGRAETFTGLTGLGDLILTATGDLSRNRTVGLQLAAGRSLNDILGALGHVAEGVRCAQAVLAIARAQSIEMPITEAVCGVLFDGVAPRDAVSGLLRRDARAE from the coding sequence ATGAAAGTAGCCGTTCTCGGCGCCGGTGCCTGGGGCACCGCGCTCGCGGGCCATCTGGCCGCGCGGCACGATACGCTTCTATGGGCGCGTGACGCCGCGCTGATCGCCGGGCTGCAGGCCCGGCACGAAAACGCTCGCTATCTGGACGGCATCGCGCTGCCCGATGCGCTGCGCTACGACGCCGATCTCGGCGCCGCGCTCGCGCACGGCGCCGCGGACGACGCACTGTGCGTGATCGCCGCGCCGGTGGCCGGGCTGCGCACGCTGTTCGGTGCGATGCGCGACGCGGGCTGCGTGCCCGCGCATGTCGTGTGGGTCTGCAAGGGCTTCGAGGCCGACACCCATCTGTTGCCGCACCAGGTGATCGCGACCGAGCTGCCCGGGCAGCACAGCAACGGCGTGCTGTCGGGGCCGAGCTTCGCCCGCGAGGTCGGGCTCGCGCTGCCCGTCGCGCTGACGGTCGCGAGCGCGTCCACCGATTGCCGCGAGCGCACGCTCGCCGCGTTCCATCACGGCGCGATGCGGATCTATACCGGTGACGACGTGGTCGGCGTCGAGGTCGGCGGCGCGGTGAAGAACGTGCTGGCGATCGCGACCGGCATCGCCGACGGGCTCGGGCTCGGGCTGAACGCGCGTGCCGCGCTGGTCACGCGCGGACTCGCCGAAATGTCGCGGCTGGGCGTCGCGCTCGGCGGCCGCGCAGAAACCTTCACGGGGCTCACGGGCCTCGGCGACCTGATCCTCACCGCGACGGGCGACCTGTCGCGCAATCGCACGGTCGGTCTGCAGCTGGCGGCAGGCCGCTCGCTGAACGACATCCTCGGCGCGCTCGGCCACGTGGCCGAAGGCGTGCGCTGTGCGCAGGCCGTGCTCGCGATCGCGCGCGCGCAATCGATCGAAATGCCGATTACCGAAGCCGTGTGCGGCGTGCTGTTCGACGGCGTCGCGCCGCGCGATGCGGTCAGCGGCCTGTTGCGGCGCGACGCGCGCGCCGAATGA
- a CDS encoding O-acetyl-ADP-ribose deacetylase codes for MLQIGSTTFDAQVVDITTLDVDAIVNAANGSLLGGGGVDGAIHRAAGPGLLAECRTLGGCETGDAKLTRGHGLPARYVIHAVGPVWYGGGRGEPELLASCYRRAIELAEEVAATSIAFPAISCGVYRYPADEAVDIAVGTVAEMLPQAPNLARVVFACFSSDMYDLYRARLARIII; via the coding sequence ATGCTGCAGATCGGTTCCACCACGTTCGACGCGCAAGTCGTCGACATCACGACGCTCGACGTCGACGCGATCGTCAACGCCGCGAACGGTTCGCTGCTCGGCGGCGGCGGGGTCGACGGCGCAATCCATCGCGCGGCCGGCCCGGGCCTCCTGGCCGAGTGCCGCACGCTCGGCGGCTGCGAGACCGGCGACGCGAAACTCACGCGCGGCCACGGGCTGCCGGCGCGATACGTGATTCATGCGGTCGGCCCGGTGTGGTACGGCGGCGGGCGCGGCGAGCCCGAGCTGCTCGCGTCGTGCTACCGGCGCGCGATCGAGCTGGCCGAGGAGGTGGCGGCGACGTCGATCGCGTTCCCCGCGATCAGCTGCGGCGTGTACCGCTATCCGGCCGACGAAGCCGTCGACATCGCGGTCGGTACGGTCGCCGAAATGCTGCCGCAGGCGCCGAACCTCGCGCGCGTGGTGTTCGCGTGCTTTTCGTCCGACATGTACGACCTGTATCGCGCGCGGCTCGCGCGCATCATCATCTAG
- the trmL gene encoding tRNA (uridine(34)/cytosine(34)/5-carboxymethylaminomethyluridine(34)-2'-O)-methyltransferase TrmL — MFNVVLVAPEIPPNTGNVIRLCANTGARLHLIEPLGFPLDDAKMRRAGLDYHEYAEMRVHRDWDAFVAAEAPDPARMFAFTTRGSGRFHDHAFVPGDWFVFGSETRGLPAELLEGFPNEQRVRLPMQPGNRSLNLSNTVAVVVFEAWRQAGFEGGA, encoded by the coding sequence ATGTTCAACGTCGTCCTCGTCGCCCCCGAAATTCCGCCGAACACCGGCAACGTGATCCGCCTGTGCGCCAACACCGGCGCGCGCCTGCACCTGATCGAGCCGCTCGGCTTTCCGCTCGACGACGCGAAGATGCGCCGCGCGGGCCTCGACTATCACGAATACGCGGAAATGCGCGTGCACCGCGACTGGGACGCGTTCGTCGCGGCCGAAGCGCCCGATCCCGCGCGGATGTTCGCGTTCACGACCCGCGGCTCGGGCCGCTTCCACGACCACGCGTTCGTGCCGGGCGACTGGTTCGTGTTCGGCTCGGAGACGCGCGGCCTGCCGGCCGAACTGCTCGAGGGCTTCCCGAACGAACAGCGCGTGCGCCTGCCGATGCAGCCGGGCAACCGCAGCCTGAACCTGTCGAACACGGTCGCCGTGGTCGTGTTCGAGGCCTGGCGCCAGGCCGGCTTCGAAGGCGGCGCATGA
- a CDS encoding ComF family protein produces the protein MDRSSTPRPMRVVLSQVRALAAHVAALALPNRCALCGNLSHEVMCGACDAAYWNEARLRCDVCAVPLGVGRQRRRGTDGRHASAGPACAYQCDTCRATPPPFDATLALADYRAPLDGLARGLKFHARLALGAEFAARLAQRVDDTAEIRGAGGFDVIAPVPLSRGRLVARGYNQAWAIARPLARRLGVRADAALLARVAETAPQSRLDRRARRDNVMAAFAVAGDVVGRHVALVDDVMTSGATLAAAAHALKTAGAARVTNLVALRTARD, from the coding sequence ATGGATCGCAGTTCCACCCCGCGCCCGATGCGCGTCGTTTTGTCGCAGGTTCGCGCGCTGGCCGCGCACGTCGCCGCGCTCGCGCTACCGAATCGATGCGCGCTGTGCGGCAATTTGTCACATGAGGTGATGTGCGGCGCTTGCGACGCCGCGTACTGGAATGAAGCGCGGCTGCGCTGCGATGTCTGCGCGGTGCCGCTGGGTGTCGGGCGGCAGCGTCGGCGCGGCACCGATGGCCGACACGCCAGCGCCGGACCAGCATGTGCATACCAGTGCGACACGTGCCGCGCGACACCGCCGCCGTTCGACGCGACACTCGCGCTCGCCGATTACCGCGCTCCGCTCGATGGCCTCGCGCGCGGCCTGAAGTTTCATGCGCGGCTCGCGCTCGGCGCGGAATTCGCGGCCCGGCTTGCGCAGCGGGTCGACGACACGGCCGAGATCCGCGGCGCAGGCGGCTTCGACGTGATCGCGCCGGTGCCGCTGTCGCGAGGACGGCTCGTCGCACGCGGCTACAACCAGGCGTGGGCGATCGCGCGTCCGCTCGCGCGCCGGCTCGGCGTCCGTGCCGACGCCGCGCTGCTCGCGCGCGTGGCCGAAACCGCGCCGCAGTCGCGGCTCGACCGGCGCGCGCGACGCGACAACGTCATGGCGGCGTTCGCGGTCGCGGGCGACGTCGTCGGCCGCCACGTGGCGCTCGTCGACGACGTGATGACGTCCGGCGCGACGCTCGCGGCGGCCGCGCATGCATTGAAGACGGCGGGTGCCGCGCGCGTGACGAATCTGGTTGCGCTGCGCACCGCCAGGGATTAA